One region of Tachysurus fulvidraco isolate hzauxx_2018 chromosome 9, HZAU_PFXX_2.0, whole genome shotgun sequence genomic DNA includes:
- the sgsm1a gene encoding small G protein signaling modulator 1 isoform X4, with the protein MSFQRFSSVSEAETRQRLLRNVKKEVKQIMEEAVTRKFVHEDSSHIVSFCAAVEACMLHGLKRRAAGFLRSNKVAALFTKVGKSFAPAEQLCRKAQELEQLLESKAQVGSYSETSRKFPPRIPGLSPQAVRHLWIRTALIEKVLDKIVLYLVENSSKYYEKEAVLMDPVDGPILASLLVGPCALEYTKMKTADHFWTDPSADELVQRHRIHSAHYRQDSPTKRPALCIQKRHSSSSIDERPSPSPSARDYVESLHQNSRATLLFGKNNVLVQPRDDMEAIPGYLSLHQTADTMALKWTPNQLMNGSVGDLEYERSVYWDYAMTIRLEEIVYLHCHQQVDSGGTIVLVNQDGIQRPPLRFPQGGHLLQFLSCLENGLLPHGQLDPPLWSQRDKGKVFPKLKKRGTQGSVESVSDKEEDEATDYVFRIFFPNSQHELASSEPMEQGVNMWPPTQRKSSCSQASFYDGVSRNSFNHERAPLKLLCDNMKYQIISRAFYGWLAYCRHLSTVRTHLSALVNHSIVMPDVPCDASRGLTTPVWHKFLQDCNAYDEQELWRLVYFGGIEPSLRKEVWPFLLGHYQFTMSENERKEVDEQIRACYERTMNEWLGCEAIVRQREKEQHAVALAKCSSMASMDGNSVPSAVQHESSISNESSQSCSSERQRAGLQSDSSSSTQVFESVDEVDQIDAEPKGNEVKLLPKVSNGSDSGHPSSRNYSVTSGMSDSPSTEDSGLQEMSMKTSTQESVMQDNKKDGYKTEKMEKTVIDPTGGESEKAEMEDMDTVKETMQQVVSKKSNEVKVDEHAETGEGFEGIVHQVRKYTKVDDKRRKTEVSDEAGGTKQEKSGLLVSVLKGECVSREQIKGSDTRYSPGVLKTTFSKILNTSATIKTEETQKIQKTKAEPSEKENDSRPMSYEAQRATEAPSSSLVKGKGQPEAVRRKVTMPSAPVVKEIVVPVVFEAFSTREMSKETPATDSDESPSAIEMEEIPVARLVGVQKGREALLPEMETLYPQFESHAVTSEKNTTTTPVPSTGTTYSQELLDLYTLNLHRIDKDVQRCDRNYWYFTPANLKKLRNIMCSYIWQHLEIGYVQGMCDLLAPLLVILDDEALAFSCFTELMKRMNQNFPHGGAMDAHFANMRSLIQILDSELFELMHQNGDYTHFYFCYRWFLLDFKRELVYDDVFAVWESIWAAKQVSSSQFVLFIALALVEIYRDIILENNMDFTDIIKFFNEMAEHHNVKQILELARELVCKVQMLIENK; encoded by the exons GTTAAGCAGATCATGGAGGAAGCAGTCACACGGAAGTTTGTGCATGAAGACAGCAGTCACATCGTCTCCttctgtg ctgCTGTGGAGGCGTGTATGCTACATGGCCTGAAGCGGAGAGCTGCTGGGTTTTTGCGCAGCAACAAAGTCGCAGCTCTGTTCACTAAAGTGGGGAAGAGTTTTGCTCCGGCCGAGCAGCTCTGCCGCAAAGCTCAGGAACTGGAGCAACTGCTGGAGAGCAA agctcAGGTGGGCTCGTACAGTGAGACGTCTCGTAAGTTTCCTCCTCGAATCCCCGGCCTCTCACCCCAAGCTGTTCGGCACCTGTGGATCCGCACAGCTCTCATCGAGAAAGTCCTCGACAAGATCGTCCTGTACCTGGTGGAGAACAGCAG TAAGTATTATGAAAAGGAGGCGGTGCTCATGGACCCGGTGGACGGCCCTATTCTCGCCTCTCTGTTAG tgggTCCGTGTGCACTGGAATACACTAAGATGAAGACAGCTGATCATTTCTGGACAGATCCCTCAGCAGATGAGTTGGTGCAGAGACACAGGATTCACAGTGCACACTACAGGCAGGACTCACCCACTAAGAGACCTgcgctgtgt ATCCAGAAGAGACACTCCAGCAGCAGTATTGACGAGCGTCCGTCTCCGTCCCCGTCAGCAAGAGACTATGTGGAGTCTCTGCACCAAAACTCCAGAGCCACCCTTCTGTTTGGCAAGAACAATGTGCTCGTACAGCCG AGAGACGACATGGAGGCGATCCCAGGATACCTGTCTCTGCACCAGACAGCAGACACCATGGCGCTGAAGTGGACACCAAATCAGCTGATGAACGGCTCTGTGGGAGATCTGGAATACGAGAGAAG tgtgtattgggactatGCCATGACTATACGCCTGGAGGAGATTGTGTATTTGCACTGTCATCAGCAGG tggaCAGCGGGGGCACCATAGTTCTGGTAAACCAGGATGGCATCCAGAGGCCTCCTCTACGTTTCCCACAAGGTGGTCATCTCCTGCAGTTCCTGTCATGTTTGGAGAATGGGCTGCTGCCACACGGTCAGCTCGACCCGCCGCTGTGGTCCCAAAGAGACAAG GGTAAAGTGTTTCCTAAGCTGAAGAAAAGAGGAACTCAGGGATCAGTGGAATCTGTCTCAGATAAGGAGGAGGACGAAGCCACCGATTACGTTTTCCGCATTTTCTTCCCCAATAGCCAGCATgagctcg CTAGCTCAGAACCGATGGAGCAGGGAGTAAACATGTGGCCACCAACGCAGAGGAAGTCCTCATGTTCTCAGGCCAGTTTCTACGATGGAGTATCTCGAAACAGCTTCAACCACGAGAG AGCTCCTCTGAAGCTGCTGTGTGACAACATGAAGTATCAGATCATCTCCAGAGCGTTCTATGGCT ggTTGGCGTATTGCCGTCACCTGTCCACAGTGCGCACACACCTCTCCGCTCTCGTCAATCACAGCATCGTAATGCCTGATGTGCCGTGCGACGCATCCAGAGGTCTCACTACACCAGTGTGGCACAAGTTCCTGCAGGACTGCAAT GCATATGATGAGCAGGAGCTCTGGCGGTTAGTGTATTTTGGAGGAATTGAACCCTCTCTACGTAAGGAGGTCTGGCCCTTCCTGCTGGGTCACTACCAGTTTACGATGTCAGAGAACGAAAGGAAGGAG GTAGACGAGCAGATACGAGCCTGCTACGAGAGGACGATGAATGAGTGGCTGGGCTGCGAGGCCATCGTGCGGCAAAGGGAAAAAGAGCAGCATGCCGTGGCCTTGGCCAAGTGCTCGTCTATGGCCAGTATGGATGGCAACAGTGTTCCGAGCGCAGTGCAGCATGAGTCGTCCATCAGCAACGAG TCATCTCAGAGCTGCAGttcagagaggcagagagctgGCCTGCAGAGTGACTCCAGTAGCAGTACACAG GTGTTTGAGTCAGTGGACGAGGTCGATCAGATTGATGCCGAGCCCAAAGGCAATGAAGTCAAACTCCTCCCCAAAGTCTCCAACGGCTCAGACTCGGGTCATCCCTCTTCCAGAAACTACTCTGTCACCTCAGGCATGTCAGACTCCCCCAGCACAGAAGACAGCGGCCTGCAGGAGATGAGCATGAAAACTTCCACCCAGGAGAGTGTCATGCAGGATAACAAGAAGGATGGATACAAAACCGAAAAGATGGAGAAAACGGTCATAGACCCTACAGGAGGTGAGAGTGAAAAGGCAGAAATGGAAGACATGGATACTGTGAAAGAAACTATGCAACAAGTGGTGTCTAAGAAGAGCAATGAGGTGAAGGTAGATGAACACGCTGAAACTGGTGAGGGTTTTGAAGGTATTGTTCATCAGGTGAGAAAATACACCAAAGTAGATGAcaaaagaagaaagacagaagtGTCAGATGAGGCAGGAGGAACTAAACAAGAGAAGTCTGGATTACTAGTGTCTGTTTTAAAAGGAGAGTGTGTAAGTAGAGAGCAAATTAAAGGCTCTGACACCAGATACAGTCCAGGAGTTTTAAAGACTACATTCAGTAAAATATTGAATACTTCTGCCACCATAAAGACTGAGGAAACTCAGAAAATCCAAAAAACCAAAGCAGAGCCatctgagaaagaaaatgattcaaGACCAATGTCTTATGAAGCTCAGAGAGCAACTGAGGCTCCCAGTTCAAGTCTGGTTAAGGGGAAAGGTCAGCCGGAGGCGGTCAGGAGGAAGGTCACGATGCCGAGTGCTCCTGTGGTAAAGGAGATTGTGGTTCCTGTTGTGTTTGAAGCCTTCAGCACGCGTGAAATGAGCAAAGAGACTCCTGCCACTGACTCAGACGAGTCACCTTCAGCCATTGAAATGGAGGAGATCCCTGTGGCCCGTCTCGTGGGTGTTCAGAAAGGCAGAGAGGCACTTCTGCCTGAAATGGAGACTCTTTACCCTCAGTTTGAATCCCATGCTGTGACCAGTGAGAAGAACACCACTACCACTCCAGTTCCCTCCACAGGAACCACTTACTCg CAGGAGCTCTTGGATTTGTACACTCTGAACCTGCATCGTATCGACAAGGACGTGCAAAGGTGCGACAGGAACTACTGGTACTTCACCCCGGCTAACCTGAAGAAACTTCGCAACATCATGTGCAG TTACATCTGGCAGCATCTAGAGATCGGCTATGTGCAGGGGATGTGTGACCTTCTGGCTCCTCTGTTGGTCATTCTCGATGACG AGGCTCTGGCCTTTAGCTGTTTCACCGAACTGATGAAGAGAATGAATCAGAACTTTCCTCATGGTGGTGCGATGGATGCTCACTTTGCCAACATGAGATCCCTCATTCAG ATCCTGGACTCAGAGCTCTTTGAGCTAATGCACCAGAACGGTGACTACACCCACTTCTACTTCTGCTACCGCTGGTTCCTCCTTGACTTTAAACGAG AGCTGGTGTATGATGACGTGTTTGCAGTGTGGGAGAGCATTTGGGCAGCTAAGCAAGTGTCCTCTAGCCAGTTTGTCCTGTTCATTGCCCTAGCCCTCGTTGAGATCTACAGAGACATCATTCTGGAGAACAACATGGACTTCACCGACATCATCAAATTTTTCAATG aaatgGCCGAACATCATAACGTTAAGCAAATCCTGGAGCTTGCTCGAGAGCTTGTTTGCAAAGTGCAGATGCTCATTGAAAACAAGTAA
- the sgsm1a gene encoding small G protein signaling modulator 1 isoform X3, producing MSFQRFSSVSEAETRQRLLRNVKKEVKQIMEEAVTRKFVHEDSSHIVSFCAAVEACMLHGLKRRAAGFLRSNKVAALFTKVGKSFAPAEQLCRKAQELEQLLESKAQVGSYSETSRKFPPRIPGLSPQAVRHLWIRTALIEKVLDKIVLYLVENSSKYYEKEAVLMDPVDGPILASLLVGPCALEYTKMKTADHFWTDPSADELVQRHRIHSAHYRQDSPTKRPALCIQKRHSSSSIDERPSPSPSARDYVESLHQNSRATLLFGKNNVLVQPRDDMEAIPGYLSLHQTADTMALKWTPNQLMNGSVGDLEYERSVYWDYAMTIRLEEIVYLHCHQQVDSGGTIVLVNQDGIQRPPLRFPQGGHLLQFLSCLENGLLPHGQLDPPLWSQRDKGKVFPKLKKRGTQGSVESVSDKEEDEATDYVFRIFFPNSQHELASSEPMEQGVNMWPPTQRKSSCSQASFYDGVSRNSFNHERYRAPLKLLCDNMKYQIISRAFYGWLAYCRHLSTVRTHLSALVNHSIVMPDVPCDASRGLTTPVWHKFLQDCNAYDEQELWRLVYFGGIEPSLRKEVWPFLLGHYQFTMSENERKEVDEQIRACYERTMNEWLGCEAIVRQREKEQHAVALAKCSSMASMDGNSVPSAVQHESSISNESSQSCSSERQRAGLQSDSSSSTQVFESVDEVDQIDAEPKGNEVKLLPKVSNGSDSGHPSSRNYSVTSGMSDSPSTEDSGLQEMSMKTSTQESVMQDNKKDGYKTEKMEKTVIDPTGGESEKAEMEDMDTVKETMQQVVSKKSNEVKVDEHAETGEGFEGIVHQVRKYTKVDDKRRKTEVSDEAGGTKQEKSGLLVSVLKGECVSREQIKGSDTRYSPGVLKTTFSKILNTSATIKTEETQKIQKTKAEPSEKENDSRPMSYEAQRATEAPSSSLVKGKGQPEAVRRKVTMPSAPVVKEIVVPVVFEAFSTREMSKETPATDSDESPSAIEMEEIPVARLVGVQKGREALLPEMETLYPQFESHAVTSEKNTTTTPVPSTGTTYSQELLDLYTLNLHRIDKDVQRCDRNYWYFTPANLKKLRNIMCSYIWQHLEIGYVQGMCDLLAPLLVILDDEALAFSCFTELMKRMNQNFPHGGAMDAHFANMRSLIQILDSELFELMHQNGDYTHFYFCYRWFLLDFKRELVYDDVFAVWESIWAAKQVSSSQFVLFIALALVEIYRDIILENNMDFTDIIKFFNEMAEHHNVKQILELARELVCKVQMLIENK from the exons GTTAAGCAGATCATGGAGGAAGCAGTCACACGGAAGTTTGTGCATGAAGACAGCAGTCACATCGTCTCCttctgtg ctgCTGTGGAGGCGTGTATGCTACATGGCCTGAAGCGGAGAGCTGCTGGGTTTTTGCGCAGCAACAAAGTCGCAGCTCTGTTCACTAAAGTGGGGAAGAGTTTTGCTCCGGCCGAGCAGCTCTGCCGCAAAGCTCAGGAACTGGAGCAACTGCTGGAGAGCAA agctcAGGTGGGCTCGTACAGTGAGACGTCTCGTAAGTTTCCTCCTCGAATCCCCGGCCTCTCACCCCAAGCTGTTCGGCACCTGTGGATCCGCACAGCTCTCATCGAGAAAGTCCTCGACAAGATCGTCCTGTACCTGGTGGAGAACAGCAG TAAGTATTATGAAAAGGAGGCGGTGCTCATGGACCCGGTGGACGGCCCTATTCTCGCCTCTCTGTTAG tgggTCCGTGTGCACTGGAATACACTAAGATGAAGACAGCTGATCATTTCTGGACAGATCCCTCAGCAGATGAGTTGGTGCAGAGACACAGGATTCACAGTGCACACTACAGGCAGGACTCACCCACTAAGAGACCTgcgctgtgt ATCCAGAAGAGACACTCCAGCAGCAGTATTGACGAGCGTCCGTCTCCGTCCCCGTCAGCAAGAGACTATGTGGAGTCTCTGCACCAAAACTCCAGAGCCACCCTTCTGTTTGGCAAGAACAATGTGCTCGTACAGCCG AGAGACGACATGGAGGCGATCCCAGGATACCTGTCTCTGCACCAGACAGCAGACACCATGGCGCTGAAGTGGACACCAAATCAGCTGATGAACGGCTCTGTGGGAGATCTGGAATACGAGAGAAG tgtgtattgggactatGCCATGACTATACGCCTGGAGGAGATTGTGTATTTGCACTGTCATCAGCAGG tggaCAGCGGGGGCACCATAGTTCTGGTAAACCAGGATGGCATCCAGAGGCCTCCTCTACGTTTCCCACAAGGTGGTCATCTCCTGCAGTTCCTGTCATGTTTGGAGAATGGGCTGCTGCCACACGGTCAGCTCGACCCGCCGCTGTGGTCCCAAAGAGACAAG GGTAAAGTGTTTCCTAAGCTGAAGAAAAGAGGAACTCAGGGATCAGTGGAATCTGTCTCAGATAAGGAGGAGGACGAAGCCACCGATTACGTTTTCCGCATTTTCTTCCCCAATAGCCAGCATgagctcg CTAGCTCAGAACCGATGGAGCAGGGAGTAAACATGTGGCCACCAACGCAGAGGAAGTCCTCATGTTCTCAGGCCAGTTTCTACGATGGAGTATCTCGAAACAGCTTCAACCACGAGAGGTACAG AGCTCCTCTGAAGCTGCTGTGTGACAACATGAAGTATCAGATCATCTCCAGAGCGTTCTATGGCT ggTTGGCGTATTGCCGTCACCTGTCCACAGTGCGCACACACCTCTCCGCTCTCGTCAATCACAGCATCGTAATGCCTGATGTGCCGTGCGACGCATCCAGAGGTCTCACTACACCAGTGTGGCACAAGTTCCTGCAGGACTGCAAT GCATATGATGAGCAGGAGCTCTGGCGGTTAGTGTATTTTGGAGGAATTGAACCCTCTCTACGTAAGGAGGTCTGGCCCTTCCTGCTGGGTCACTACCAGTTTACGATGTCAGAGAACGAAAGGAAGGAG GTAGACGAGCAGATACGAGCCTGCTACGAGAGGACGATGAATGAGTGGCTGGGCTGCGAGGCCATCGTGCGGCAAAGGGAAAAAGAGCAGCATGCCGTGGCCTTGGCCAAGTGCTCGTCTATGGCCAGTATGGATGGCAACAGTGTTCCGAGCGCAGTGCAGCATGAGTCGTCCATCAGCAACGAG TCATCTCAGAGCTGCAGttcagagaggcagagagctgGCCTGCAGAGTGACTCCAGTAGCAGTACACAG GTGTTTGAGTCAGTGGACGAGGTCGATCAGATTGATGCCGAGCCCAAAGGCAATGAAGTCAAACTCCTCCCCAAAGTCTCCAACGGCTCAGACTCGGGTCATCCCTCTTCCAGAAACTACTCTGTCACCTCAGGCATGTCAGACTCCCCCAGCACAGAAGACAGCGGCCTGCAGGAGATGAGCATGAAAACTTCCACCCAGGAGAGTGTCATGCAGGATAACAAGAAGGATGGATACAAAACCGAAAAGATGGAGAAAACGGTCATAGACCCTACAGGAGGTGAGAGTGAAAAGGCAGAAATGGAAGACATGGATACTGTGAAAGAAACTATGCAACAAGTGGTGTCTAAGAAGAGCAATGAGGTGAAGGTAGATGAACACGCTGAAACTGGTGAGGGTTTTGAAGGTATTGTTCATCAGGTGAGAAAATACACCAAAGTAGATGAcaaaagaagaaagacagaagtGTCAGATGAGGCAGGAGGAACTAAACAAGAGAAGTCTGGATTACTAGTGTCTGTTTTAAAAGGAGAGTGTGTAAGTAGAGAGCAAATTAAAGGCTCTGACACCAGATACAGTCCAGGAGTTTTAAAGACTACATTCAGTAAAATATTGAATACTTCTGCCACCATAAAGACTGAGGAAACTCAGAAAATCCAAAAAACCAAAGCAGAGCCatctgagaaagaaaatgattcaaGACCAATGTCTTATGAAGCTCAGAGAGCAACTGAGGCTCCCAGTTCAAGTCTGGTTAAGGGGAAAGGTCAGCCGGAGGCGGTCAGGAGGAAGGTCACGATGCCGAGTGCTCCTGTGGTAAAGGAGATTGTGGTTCCTGTTGTGTTTGAAGCCTTCAGCACGCGTGAAATGAGCAAAGAGACTCCTGCCACTGACTCAGACGAGTCACCTTCAGCCATTGAAATGGAGGAGATCCCTGTGGCCCGTCTCGTGGGTGTTCAGAAAGGCAGAGAGGCACTTCTGCCTGAAATGGAGACTCTTTACCCTCAGTTTGAATCCCATGCTGTGACCAGTGAGAAGAACACCACTACCACTCCAGTTCCCTCCACAGGAACCACTTACTCg CAGGAGCTCTTGGATTTGTACACTCTGAACCTGCATCGTATCGACAAGGACGTGCAAAGGTGCGACAGGAACTACTGGTACTTCACCCCGGCTAACCTGAAGAAACTTCGCAACATCATGTGCAG TTACATCTGGCAGCATCTAGAGATCGGCTATGTGCAGGGGATGTGTGACCTTCTGGCTCCTCTGTTGGTCATTCTCGATGACG AGGCTCTGGCCTTTAGCTGTTTCACCGAACTGATGAAGAGAATGAATCAGAACTTTCCTCATGGTGGTGCGATGGATGCTCACTTTGCCAACATGAGATCCCTCATTCAG ATCCTGGACTCAGAGCTCTTTGAGCTAATGCACCAGAACGGTGACTACACCCACTTCTACTTCTGCTACCGCTGGTTCCTCCTTGACTTTAAACGAG AGCTGGTGTATGATGACGTGTTTGCAGTGTGGGAGAGCATTTGGGCAGCTAAGCAAGTGTCCTCTAGCCAGTTTGTCCTGTTCATTGCCCTAGCCCTCGTTGAGATCTACAGAGACATCATTCTGGAGAACAACATGGACTTCACCGACATCATCAAATTTTTCAATG aaatgGCCGAACATCATAACGTTAAGCAAATCCTGGAGCTTGCTCGAGAGCTTGTTTGCAAAGTGCAGATGCTCATTGAAAACAAGTAA